The following are from one region of the Maribacter aquivivus genome:
- the mtaB gene encoding tRNA (N(6)-L-threonylcarbamoyladenosine(37)-C(2))-methylthiotransferase MtaB, giving the protein MKKKVAFYTLGCKLNFSETSTIARSFADEGFDRVDFSEKADMYVINTCSVTDNADKKFKTIVKKAQKINPDAFVAAVGCYAQLKPEELADVDGVDLVLGATEKFKITDYINDLTKNDHGKVHSCEIADADFYVGSYAIGDRTRAFLKVQDGCDYKCTYCTIPLARGISRSDTLENVLKNAADISEQGIKEIVLTGVNIGDYGKGEFGNKKHEHTFLDLVTALDDVDGIHRLRISSIEPNLLKNETIEFVSQSKTFVPHFHIPLQSGSDDLLKLMKRRYMTNLYRERVAKIREVMPNCCVGVDVIVGFPGETEEHFLETYHFLNDLDISYLHVFTYSERDNTPAATMGGVVPNKVRSKRSKMLRGLSVKKRRAFYESQLGNNLTVLFEGENKEGYIHGFTENYVKVKSPWNPELVNTLHKVKLTEIDKDGLVRFNFVNEKVEA; this is encoded by the coding sequence ATGAAGAAGAAAGTGGCATTTTACACTTTAGGATGTAAGTTGAACTTTTCAGAAACATCTACCATAGCCCGAAGCTTTGCAGACGAGGGGTTCGATAGGGTAGATTTTTCAGAAAAAGCAGATATGTATGTTATAAATACATGTTCTGTAACCGATAATGCTGATAAAAAATTTAAGACTATAGTTAAGAAAGCACAGAAGATAAATCCCGATGCTTTTGTTGCGGCTGTAGGTTGCTATGCTCAATTAAAACCAGAAGAACTTGCTGATGTAGATGGCGTAGATTTGGTTTTAGGAGCTACAGAGAAATTCAAGATTACCGACTATATAAACGATTTAACCAAAAATGATCATGGTAAGGTTCATTCTTGTGAAATAGCAGATGCCGATTTTTATGTAGGTAGTTATGCTATTGGAGATAGAACTAGGGCATTCTTAAAGGTTCAAGATGGTTGTGATTATAAATGCACGTATTGTACAATACCTTTAGCACGTGGTATTTCTCGAAGCGATACTTTAGAAAATGTTTTAAAGAATGCAGCTGATATATCTGAACAAGGTATTAAGGAAATTGTTCTAACGGGAGTAAATATTGGGGATTACGGTAAAGGGGAGTTCGGTAATAAAAAGCATGAGCATACTTTTTTGGATCTTGTTACAGCTTTAGATGATGTAGATGGTATTCATCGTTTACGAATTTCATCAATTGAGCCTAATCTTTTAAAGAATGAAACCATTGAGTTTGTTTCTCAAAGTAAAACTTTTGTGCCTCATTTTCATATTCCCTTGCAGAGTGGTAGTGATGACCTGCTTAAGTTAATGAAGCGTCGTTATATGACGAATCTTTATAGAGAACGTGTAGCGAAGATTAGGGAAGTAATGCCGAATTGCTGTGTTGGGGTTGATGTAATAGTTGGTTTCCCTGGTGAGACCGAAGAGCATTTTTTAGAAACGTATCACTTTTTGAATGATTTAGATATTTCTTATTTACACGTTTTTACGTATTCGGAAAGAGATAATACACCAGCTGCTACAATGGGTGGAGTGGTGCCTAATAAAGTAAGGAGTAAAAGGAGTAAAATGTTACGCGGATTGTCTGTAAAGAAGAGACGAGCGTTCTATGAGAGTCAGTTGGGCAATAATTTAACTGTGTTGTTTGAGGGTGAGAATAAAGAAGGATATATTCACGGGTTCACTGAGAACTACGTGAAAGTAAAATCACCTTGGAATCCTGAACTGGTAAATACTTTGCATAAAGTGAAGTTGACCGAAATTGATAAGGACGGTCTAGTTCGGTTTAATTTTGTAAACGAAAAAGTAGAAGCATAA